CAGGAAAAAAGACATGCAAACGACAAGAAAAGCCTACGGACTAATGCTCCTGATCTTAATGCTCATGGGCTCACTGACAATTACAGCTGCTCAGGCAACAACAGTTTCCATACCTGAGATAACGACACCAGCGGGCTCTTACGTTACTCTCCCTGTTACCCTCAACGATGTGCAATCCTACGGCACCGGCACCATAAACATCACCTATGATTCCTCGGTGGTTCATGTTACGGGCGTTGCTAATGGCCCCTATTCAACCATTAATGCTTGGAACCTAGCAGGGGTGAGCGGGTGGTATCATTTTTGCAAACGTCATCTTCAATGCAGTTGGTGACTATTTTACTCCTTTAAAATTTAAAGCTGTGTTGTATGCACTATCCCTAATGTATGACTTGTATTGCGGCGATTATTTAAAATAAGACTGAAAAAAAAAAATCCTAATTTTCAAACCTAAACGATGTATCTGCACAAGAGCATTATCGATATGATGAAAGTTAGGAGCAAGATGGGCGATGTGATGAAATAGAAGTTGTTGCGCTGGTAAACGTA
The genomic region above belongs to Methanocellales archaeon and contains:
- a CDS encoding cohesin domain-containing protein, whose product is RKKDMQTTRKAYGLMLLILMLMGSLTITAAQATTVSIPEITTPAGSYVTLPVTLNDVQSYGTGTINITYDSSVVHVTGVANGPYSTINAWNLAGVSGWYHFCKRHLQCSW